The following are encoded in a window of Vigna unguiculata cultivar IT97K-499-35 chromosome 8, ASM411807v1, whole genome shotgun sequence genomic DNA:
- the LOC114193881 gene encoding protein DETOXIFICATION 41-like isoform X1, translating to MGSVDFSDTLEHQPLLVGLDSQTQIKNLSSEAIEEFLEHRPIALRWWSKLVVWESRLLWLLSGSSIVVSIFNYMLSFVTLMFTGHLGSLELAGASLASVGIQGLAYGIMLGMASAVQTVCGQAYGAKKLGAMSIILQRAVILHIGAAVILSFLYWFSGDFLKAIGQSESIAERGQVFSRGLIPQLYAFTISCPMQRFLQAQNIVNPLAYMSIGVFLVHILLTWVVVYVLDYGLLGAALCLSFSWWLLVLLNAFYIIFSPLCKETWTGFSVKAFRGIWPYFKLTVASAVMLCLEIWYSQGLVLISGLLSNPTISLDSISICMNYLNWDMQFMLGLSTAARLATKQCVFSFQKPSQKFANGMIHHCSIRISNELGASHPRIAKFSVFVVSGTSILVSVIFCSIILIFRVTLSKLFTSDSEVIEAVSHLTPLLAISVFLNGIQPILSGVAIGSGWQAVVAYVNLGSYYFVGLTVGCVLGFKTSLGVDGIWWGMILGVLIQTATLIVLTARTNWQAEVEKAVVRIKRSAENDTLDQLVADS from the exons ATGGGCTCCGTGGACTTCAGTGACACTTTGGAGCACCAACCCTTGCTAGTAGGGCTTGACTCACAGACACAGATTAAAAATTTGTCATCTGAGGCCATTGAAGAGTTCTTGGAACATAGGCCTATTGCATTGAGATGGTGGTCAAAGCTTGTTGTGTGGGAGTCAAGACTCTTATGGCTCCTCTCTGGGTCTTCTATTGTTGTGTCCATTTTCAATTACATGCTTAGTTTTGTGACGTTGATGTTCACTGGCCATTTGGGGTCTCTAGAACTTGCTGGGGCATCTCTAGCCAGTGTTGGTATTCAGGGTCTTGCTTATGGTATTATG TTGGGAATGGCAAGTGCAGTGCAAACTGTGTGTGGACAAGCATATGGAGCAAAAAAGCTTGGAGCAATGAGCATCATATTGCAAAGAGCAGTGATCTTACACATTGGAGCAGCAGTGATTCTTTCATTTCTGTACTGGTTTTCTGGGGATTTTCTGAAAGCCATAGGACAGTCAGAGAGCATAGCAGAGAGAGGCCAAGTGTTTTCCAGGGGACTCATTCCCCAACTCTATGCATTTACTATAAGCTGTCCAATGCAGAGGTTCCTTCAAGCTCAGAACATTGTGAATCCTCTTGCATATATGTCAATTGGGGTGTTCCTTGTTCACATTCTTCTCACTTGGGTAGTTGTCTATGTTTTGGACTATGGTCTTCTAGGGGCAGCCCTTTGTCTCAGTTTTTCTTGGTGGCTTCTTGTCTTGTTGAATGCCTTCTACATCATATTTAGCCCATTATGCAAGGAAACTTGGACTGGTTTCAGTGTAAAAGCCTTCAGAGGAATTTGGCCTTATTTCAAGCTCACAGTTGCTTCTGCTGTCATGTTATG TTTGGAGATATGGTACAGCCAAGGACTAGTGCTTATATCAGGACTTCTCTCCAATCCCACAATCTCACTGGACTCAATTTCAATTTG TATGAACTATTTGAACTGGGATATGCAATTCATGTTAGGCCTTAGTACAGCAGCCAGGTTAGCAACAAAACAATGTGTTTTTTCATTCCAAAAACCTTCTCAAAAGTTTGCTAATGGAATGATCCATCATTGCAGTATCAGAATCAGCAATGAATTAGGAGCATCCCATCCAAGGATAGCAAAATTCTCTGTCTTCGTAGTTAGTGGAACCAGCATCCTCGTTAGTGTGATTTTCTGCTCCATTATTTTGATATTCCGGGTTACTCTGAGCAAACTTTTCACTTCTGACTCTGAAGTCATTGAGGCTGTGTCTCATTTGACTCCCTTGCTTGCCATTTCTGTTTTCCTGAATGGCATTCAACCAATACTTTCAG GGGTGGCAATTGGTAGTGGATGGCAAGCAGTAGTGGCTTATGTAAACTTGGGATCTTACTATTTTGTTGGTCTTACTGTTGGATGTGTTCTTGGCTTTAAAACTTCTTTAGGAGTTGAT GGTATTTGGTGGGGAATGATCCTTGGAGTTCTTATACAGACAGCAACTCTAATAGTTCTGACTGCAAGAACAAATTGGCAAGCAGAG GTTGAAAAGGCTGTTGTTCGCATCAAAAGATCCGCAGAAAACGACACCTTGGATCAACTTGTTGCTGACTCATAG
- the LOC114193881 gene encoding protein DETOXIFICATION 41-like isoform X2 yields MGSVDFSDTLEHQPLLVGLDSQTQIKNLSSEAIEEFLEHRPIALRWWSKLVVWESRLLWLLSGSSIVVSIFNYMLSFVTLMFTGHLGSLELAGASLASVGIQGLAYGIMLGMASAVQTVCGQAYGAKKLGAMSIILQRAVILHIGAAVILSFLYWFSGDFLKAIGQSESIAERGQVFSRGLIPQLYAFTISCPMQRFLQAQNIVNPLAYMSIGVFLVHILLTWVVVYVLDYGLLGAALCLSFSWWLLVLLNAFYIIFSPLCKETWTGFSVKAFRGIWPYFKLTVASAVMLCLEIWYSQGLVLISGLLSNPTISLDSISICMNYLNWDMQFMLGLSTAASIRISNELGASHPRIAKFSVFVVSGTSILVSVIFCSIILIFRVTLSKLFTSDSEVIEAVSHLTPLLAISVFLNGIQPILSGVAIGSGWQAVVAYVNLGSYYFVGLTVGCVLGFKTSLGVDGIWWGMILGVLIQTATLIVLTARTNWQAEVEKAVVRIKRSAENDTLDQLVADS; encoded by the exons ATGGGCTCCGTGGACTTCAGTGACACTTTGGAGCACCAACCCTTGCTAGTAGGGCTTGACTCACAGACACAGATTAAAAATTTGTCATCTGAGGCCATTGAAGAGTTCTTGGAACATAGGCCTATTGCATTGAGATGGTGGTCAAAGCTTGTTGTGTGGGAGTCAAGACTCTTATGGCTCCTCTCTGGGTCTTCTATTGTTGTGTCCATTTTCAATTACATGCTTAGTTTTGTGACGTTGATGTTCACTGGCCATTTGGGGTCTCTAGAACTTGCTGGGGCATCTCTAGCCAGTGTTGGTATTCAGGGTCTTGCTTATGGTATTATG TTGGGAATGGCAAGTGCAGTGCAAACTGTGTGTGGACAAGCATATGGAGCAAAAAAGCTTGGAGCAATGAGCATCATATTGCAAAGAGCAGTGATCTTACACATTGGAGCAGCAGTGATTCTTTCATTTCTGTACTGGTTTTCTGGGGATTTTCTGAAAGCCATAGGACAGTCAGAGAGCATAGCAGAGAGAGGCCAAGTGTTTTCCAGGGGACTCATTCCCCAACTCTATGCATTTACTATAAGCTGTCCAATGCAGAGGTTCCTTCAAGCTCAGAACATTGTGAATCCTCTTGCATATATGTCAATTGGGGTGTTCCTTGTTCACATTCTTCTCACTTGGGTAGTTGTCTATGTTTTGGACTATGGTCTTCTAGGGGCAGCCCTTTGTCTCAGTTTTTCTTGGTGGCTTCTTGTCTTGTTGAATGCCTTCTACATCATATTTAGCCCATTATGCAAGGAAACTTGGACTGGTTTCAGTGTAAAAGCCTTCAGAGGAATTTGGCCTTATTTCAAGCTCACAGTTGCTTCTGCTGTCATGTTATG TTTGGAGATATGGTACAGCCAAGGACTAGTGCTTATATCAGGACTTCTCTCCAATCCCACAATCTCACTGGACTCAATTTCAATTTG TATGAACTATTTGAACTGGGATATGCAATTCATGTTAGGCCTTAGTACAGCAGCCAG TATCAGAATCAGCAATGAATTAGGAGCATCCCATCCAAGGATAGCAAAATTCTCTGTCTTCGTAGTTAGTGGAACCAGCATCCTCGTTAGTGTGATTTTCTGCTCCATTATTTTGATATTCCGGGTTACTCTGAGCAAACTTTTCACTTCTGACTCTGAAGTCATTGAGGCTGTGTCTCATTTGACTCCCTTGCTTGCCATTTCTGTTTTCCTGAATGGCATTCAACCAATACTTTCAG GGGTGGCAATTGGTAGTGGATGGCAAGCAGTAGTGGCTTATGTAAACTTGGGATCTTACTATTTTGTTGGTCTTACTGTTGGATGTGTTCTTGGCTTTAAAACTTCTTTAGGAGTTGAT GGTATTTGGTGGGGAATGATCCTTGGAGTTCTTATACAGACAGCAACTCTAATAGTTCTGACTGCAAGAACAAATTGGCAAGCAGAG GTTGAAAAGGCTGTTGTTCGCATCAAAAGATCCGCAGAAAACGACACCTTGGATCAACTTGTTGCTGACTCATAG
- the LOC114194688 gene encoding polyamine oxidase 2-like — MNSTFKSNHQLRRDLCCANVHKQQGRSPSVIVIGGGMAGIAAARALHDASFQVVLLESRERLGGRIHTDYSFGFPVDLGASWLHGVCKENPLAPLIGKLGLPLYRTSEDNSVLYDHDLESYALFDMDGNQVPQELVTKIGETFEVILQEANKVRDEFSEDMSILRALKIVFERKPELRLEGLSHKVLQWYLCRLEGWFAADADAISLKCWDQEVLLPGGHGLMVRGYQPVINTLAKGLDIRLGHRVTKIVRQYNEVKVTVENGKTFVADAAIIAVPLGVLKSKGIQFEPKLPDWKEAAISDIGVGIENKIILHFKNVFWPNVEFLGVVAETSYGCSYFLNLHKATGRHVLVYMPAGQLAKDIEKMSDEAAANFAFMQLRKILPDASSPIQYLVSRWGTDINTLGSYSYDAVGKPHDLYERLRVPVDNLFFAGEATSMLYTGSVHGAFSTGMMAAEDCRMRVLERYGELDLFQPVMGEDASVIPLLISRL; from the exons ATGAACTCCACATTCAAGAGTAATCATCAATTACGCAGAG ACCTTTGCTGTGCAAATGTTCACAAACAGCAGGGGAGGTCACCTTCTGTTATTGTAATAGGAGGTGGCATGGCTGGGATTGCTGCTGCACGTGCGCTTCATGATGCCTCATTTCAG GTGGTTCTTTTAGAATCTAGGGAAAGACTTGGTGGCCGAATTCACACTGATTACTCATTTGGCTTTCCTGTTGACCTGGGTGCATCATG GTTGCATGGAGTTTGCAAGGAGAATCCACTGGCTCCATTGATTGGGAAGCTGGGACTACCTCTTTACCGTACAAGCGAAGATAATTCTGTCCTTTATGACCATGATTTGGAAAG CTATGCACTTTTTGATATGGATGGGAATCAAGTTCCCCAGGAGTTGGTAACAAAAATTGGTGAAACATTTGAAGTGATTTTACAAGAG GCCAACAAAGTAAGAGATGAATTCAGTGAAGACATGTCCATACTTCGTgcacttaaaattgtttttgaaagaAAACCAGAATTGAG GTTGGAAGGGCTTTCCCACAAAGTGCTGCAATGGTATTTGTGCAGATTGGAGGGCTGGTTTGCTGCGGATGCTGATGCCATATCGCTGAAATGTTGGGATCAG GAAGTATTGCTACCTGGTGGTCATGGTCTTATGGTCAGGGGTTACCAGCCCGTTATAAATACCCTAGCCAAGGGTCTTGACATTCGCCTTGGACACAG GGTAACAAAAATAGTTAGGCAATATAATGAAGTAAAGGTGACAGTGGAAAATGGGAAAACATTTGTTGCAGACGCTGCTATTATTGCTGTGCCTCTTGGGGTGCTGAAGTCAAAGGGCATACAATTTGAGCCAAAGCTACCAGACTGGAAAGAAGCTGCCATTTCTGATATTGGAGTTgggattgaaaataaaataattttacactttaaaaatgttttttggCCCAATGTTGAATTCTTAGGAGTAGTTGCAGAGACATCATATGGATGCAGCTACTTTCTTAATCTCCACAAGGCTACAGGTCGCCATGTCCTTGTTTACATGCCTGCTGGGCAGCTGGCCAAAGACATTGAGAAAATGTCTGATGAAGCAGCTGCTAACTTTGCTTTCATGCAGCTCAGAAAGATCCTTCCAGATGCTTCTTCACCG ATTCAGTATCTTGTGTCTCGATGGGGTACAGATATTAATACATTAGGTTCGTATAGCTATGATGCAGTTGGAAAACCACACGATCTGTATGAGAGGCTACGGGTTCCTGTAGATAATTTATTCTTTGCGGGGGAAGCAACAAGTATGCTGTATACGGGGTCTGTGCATGGTGCATTCTCTACTGGTATGATGGCTGCTGAGGACTGCAGAATGCGTGTCCTGGAGCGATATGGGGAGCTAGATTTGTTCCAACCGGTAATGGGAGAGGATGCTTCAGTGATACCACTCCTGATCTCTCGTTTGTAA
- the LOC114194020 gene encoding transcription factor PIF4-like: MNNTIPGWDFESDTCFTNQRKPTGLDHELVELLWQNGQVVMHSQANRKLPGNSSNLRQMQKTTLRTSEPNLDQEEAAPWIQYPLDDPLEQGLCSNLLSELPPPCEVESYYKPIRELEEEKFANIFSPSPSQENLMSAPGLHVPDSSQKINDFGASRKVLNFPHFSAPRNVSSPSQKTAVNLSQSVAREHSVITVGSSHCSSNHIPQDQGVNRVSSSGVWATTTNNTTLSAEPDAVDCIQRPAPRNERGKSEMIEPTVTSSSGGCGNTGIGRTCSLSTREHGRKRKGTEEEALEEQSEATELKSADGNKISSQRSRRNRAAEVHNLSERRRRDRINDKMKALQQLIPNSNKTDKASMLEEAIEYLKSLQFQLQVMCMGAGMTPVMFPGIQHYMSQMQLPKVGEAMSLTQPQMPNQNHLLCQNPLLGAFNYQNLMQKPCLSEQYARYMGYHLMHSASQPMNALRHGSEAMQHSETMIAGSNNSSGPMSGTANVDDAVSGKTGSSTFN; the protein is encoded by the exons ATGAACAACACTATTCCAGGTTGGGATTTTGAGAGTGAtacatgtttcaccaaccagaGAAAACCCACAGG GCTGGACCATGAACTTGTAGAACTCCTATGGCAAAATGGCCAAGTAGTTATGCACAGCCAAGCAAATAGGAAGCTACCAGGGAATTCATCTAACTTGAGACAGATGCAGAAAACTACTTTAAGAACCAGTGAGCCGAACTTGGATCAAGAAGAGGCAGCTCCATGGATCCAATACCCTCTTGATGACCCTTTAGAACAAGGACTTTGTTCAAACCTTTTATCTGAGCTACCACCACCTTGTGAAGTTGAATCTTATTACAAGCCAATCAGGGAACTGGAAGAGGAAAAGTTTGCCAATATTTTCTCCCCTTCACCTTCACAAGAGAATCTTATGTCTGCTCCAGGATTACATGTTCCTGATTCATCTCAGAAAATCAATGACTTTGGTGCATCACGGAAGGTGCTAAATTTTCCTCACTTTTCAGCACCCCGCAATGTTTCTTCACCATCTCAAAAAACTGCGGTTAACCTCTCACAAAGTGTAGCTAGAGAACACTCGGTGATCACGGTTGGTTCAAGTCACTGTAGCAGCAACCACATCCCTCAGGACCAAGGTGTAAACAGGGTTTCAAGCAGTGGTGTTTGGGCCACCACCACTAATAACACTACTTTATCTGCTGAGCCTGATGCTGTAGATTGTATCCAGAGACCAGCTCCTAGAAATGAGAGAGGAAAATCAGAGATGATTGAACCAACTGTGACTTCATCTTCCGGTGGCTGTGGCAATACTGGTATTGGAAGAACTTGTTCTTTATCAACAAGAGAACATGGCCGAAAGAGAAAAGGGACAGAAGAAGAAGCACTAGAGGAGCAAAGTGAG GCCACAGAACTTAAATCAGCAGATGGAAACAAGATATCATCTCAGCGTTCCAGAAGAAACCGTGCAGCTGAAGTGCATAATCTATCCGAAAGG AGAAGAAGAGATAGGATTAACGACAAGATGAAAGCATTGCAGCAACTGATACCAAACAGTAACAAG ACAGACAAAGCATCAATGTTAGAAGAGGCAATCGAATACTTGAAATCACTTCAGTTTCAGCTTCAG GTAATGTGCATGGGGGCTGGAATGACACCAGTTATGTTTCCAGGAATTCAGCACTATATGTCACAGATGCAATTACCAAAAGTGGGTGAAGCCATGTCTCTGACTCAACCTCAGATGCCAAACCAGAATCATTTACTGTGCCAAAATCCACTTCTGGGTGCCTTCAATTACCAAAATCTGATGCAAAAGCCATGCCTTTCAGAACAATATGCACGTTACATGGGCTACCATCTCATGCACAGTGCCTCTCAG CCAATGAACGCGTTGAGACATGGTTCTGAAGCAATGCAACACAGTGAAACAATGATTGCAGGAAGCAATAATAGCAGCGGACCCATGAGTGGAACAGCTAATGTCGATGATGCTGTTAGTGGCAAAACTG GTTCTTCCACCTTTAACTGA
- the LOC114193527 gene encoding reticulon-like protein B8, translating into MSEKMTAENLLNTLVETIAAEKQKSGSFFEEDKSSSVSSQFNRLFGRQKPVHHILGGGKSADVLLWRNKKISASVLSAATAIWVLFEWLNYNFLSLLFFVLALGMLGQFLWTNASGLFSRKPSKVPRFVLPDDFFVNIATAVGAEVNRGLRFLQDVSCGGNLKQFLIAVLSLWAGAVIGSWCNFLTVMYIGFVAAHTLPVLYERYEDQVDNFMYKVFDQMQNHYQKLDSGLLSKIPKGKLKGKKYE; encoded by the exons ATGTCTGAGAAAATGACGGCGGAAAACCTTTTAAACACCCTTGTGGAAACAATTGCTGCTGAGAAGCAAAAATCTGGATCATTTTTTGAAGAAGACAAGTCAAGCTCAGTGAGCTCCCAATTCAATAGACTCTTTGGACGCCAGAAACCTGTGCACCATATTTTAGGGGGTGGAAAAT CTGCTGATGTGTTGTTATGGAGGAACAAGAAGATTTCTGCTAGTGTTTTATCTGCAGCAACAGCCATATGGGTGCTTTTTGAATGGCTTAATTACAATTTCCTAAGTCTTCTATTCTTTGTCCTGGCACTCGGCATGCTTGGACAGTTTCTTTGGACAAACGCTTCTGGCTTGTTTAGCAG GAAGCCGTCTAAAGTTCCCCGTTTTGTCCTCCCAGATGATTTCTTCGTGAATATTGCAACTGCAGTTGGTGCAGAGGTTAACCGTGGACTGAGGTTTCTCCAAGATGTTTCATGTGGAGGAAacctaaaacaatttttaatt GCTGTATTAAGCTTATGGGCTGGTGCTGTGATTGGGAGCTGGTGCAATTTTTTGACTGTCATGTATATTG GTTTTGTTGCTGCACATACACTCCCAGTTCTTTATGAAAGGTATGAGGATCAAGTTGATAACTTCATGTACAAGGTCTTTGATCAGATGCAAAATCACTACCAGAAGCTGGATTCTGGTTTGCTAAGCAAAATCCCTAAGGGAAAGCTCAAAGGAAAGAAGTATGAATAG
- the LOC114195246 gene encoding oxygen-evolving enhancer protein 2, chloroplastic-like → MASTQCFLHHHALTTPARSPSQRTMVSTKPNHLVCKAQKQTPQEDDAAPISRRLALTVLIGAAAVGSKVQPADAAYGEAANVFGKPKSNTDFLPYNGNGFKLSIPSKWNPSKEVEYTGQVLRYEDNFDTTSNVVVTVTPTDKKSITDYGSPEEFLSKVDYLLGKQAFFGETQAEGGFDPNAVATANILESATPVVDGKQYYVLTVLTRTADGDEGGKHQLIRATVKDGKLYICKAQAGDKRWFKGARKFVESTASSFSVA, encoded by the exons ATGGCTTCTACCCAATGTTTCTTGCACCACCATGCCCTCACCACCCCAGCCAGATCCCCATCACAACGCACCATGGTTAGCACCAAGCCCAACCATCTCGTGTGCAAGGCTCAGAAACAGACACCCCAAGAGGATGATGCTGCTCCTATCTCTCGCCGTTTAGCTCTCACTGTGCTCATTGGTGCTGCTGCTGTTGGCTCCAAAGTCCAACCTGCAGATGCAGCCTATGGTGAAGCTG CCAATGTGTTTGGAAAGCCAAAGTCAAACACAGATTTCTTGCCATACAATGGAAATGGATTCAAACTATCGATTCCCTCAAAATGGAACCCTAGCAAAGAGGTTGAGTACACAGGCCAGGTTCTTAGATACGAGGATAACTTTGACACAACCAGCAATGTCGTTGTCACAGTGACTCCAACTGATAAGAAGTCCATCACTGACTATGGTTCACCCGAAGAATTCCTCTCAAAG GTGGATTATTTACTAGGAAAACAGGCCTTCTTTGGTGAAACTCAAGCTGAG GGTGGTTTTGATCCAAATGCTGTGGCCACAGCTAACATCTTAGAGAGTGCTACACCAGTGGTTGATGGGAAGCAGTACTATGTTTTGACTGTGTTGACAAGAACAGCTGATGGAGATGAAGGTGGGAAGCACCAACTGATCAGAGCAACTGTAAAGGATGGAAAACTGTACATTTGCAAGGCTCAAGCTGGAGACAAGAGGTGGTTTAAGGGAGCAAGAAAATTTGTGGAGAGCACAGCAAGTTCTTTCAGTGTTGCTTGA